The stretch of DNA TACCTTTGAAAGTATATGATACTATTTTCAAGTAATAGTTTTGGCGAAAGAGAGGGGCATAAAGCCCGTTACTGAGCGGCAAGTGCCCAAAATCTCTATTTTTTTGCCTATTCCTTTATGGAAATAGGTTTTTTTATCTGAATTTAGATAAAGTCTCCGGCGGATGCTACAGGTTAGTAGAGAAAGCTAAAAAAGTAATCCGATTGCTTGAATTATTGCAAAAAAATCGACCAAAAAATCCGGATGCAATTACGGTAAAGTGTAATTGATCACCCTTACAGAGTTGGAGGAAGAAAAGGATATGCGTTTGTTAAAAAACGTTCCGCTGAAGTTCAAGTTATTGCTTACTGTTTTTGCCATCATTATGGCACTCGTGGCTGTGACGACGATGCAAAGTATTTCTCAATTGCAAAGCCAGTTAGAAAGCAATCTTGAACAGGAATTGAAGAGTGTCGGATTATTGACGGCCATGCAGTTGAAACCGCAAGAAGTGGAAAATTTATTTACTGTAAAAGGGGAAACGGATCCAGACTTTATCGAGGTCCAAAACAACCTAGACCATATAGTGGATCAACAAGGAATCATGTTTTGGAGCTATATTTGGAAGATGGAGGACGGCGGGGTGAATCCTGTCGGCTACACGAATAACCTGAACGATGTGTACGAAGTGGGAGAATTGTTTACGGATATTGCACCCGACCATATGACAGCTGCAAAGCTTGCGATCGAGCATGATCGACCGGAAGTGACAAGAATTTTTGAGGACTCGTTCGGAACATGGAGAACGGTTTTCAGCCCATTGAAAGACGCAAACGGAAAGACAATCGCTGTATTAGGAATCGATTATTCAGCTGATTATATTCAAGCTACTATTAACAAAAGTATTACAAAACAAATCGCCATTGCAGTGGCAGGTCTAGTTATTTTATTGGCGGTGCTGTACTTCATCATTATCCGCTTGCTCAGCCCATTAAACAAAGCAGTCCTGATTGCCAATCAAGTAGCAGGCGGCGATTTGCGTAAGGTGGAGTTAGATGAATCGAAGGATGAAGTCGGAAAACTATCAGGTTCTATTAACGAAATGGTATCAGACTTGCAGCACGTTATTTTGAATATACGAAATACGTCGAATGCAGTCGCATCCTCTGCTACTCAGCTAACAACGACGGCTAAAGAATCTTATCATAATGCAACGAATGTTTCCCGTGAGGTCGATCACCTAGCGAAAAATGCAGAAACCACCATGGTGATGACGGTAGAAACAGCAACAGCAATGGAGGAATCTGCGACGAGCATTCAACAGATCGCCGGAGCCGCGCATAGCGTATCGGAGTCCTCTGATTTCACTTCAAACGCGGCAAAAGAAGGACATGAAGTGATTCAGCAAGTCATTGATCAAATGCAATTGATCGACGAATCTGTCAATCAGATCGATGCAACGGTTCAAGGATTGAATGACAACTCAAATCGTATTGGCAATATCGTAGATTTCATTACAGATATTGCGGAGCAGACCAACTTATTGGCACTGAATGCCGCTATTGAGGCAGCCAGGGCGGGTGAACATGGAAAAGGATTTGCGGTCGTGGCGGGAGAAGTGAAGAAGTTGGCGGAGCAATCT from Bacillus sp. OxB-1 encodes:
- a CDS encoding methyl-accepting chemotaxis protein, with protein sequence MRLLKNVPLKFKLLLTVFAIIMALVAVTTMQSISQLQSQLESNLEQELKSVGLLTAMQLKPQEVENLFTVKGETDPDFIEVQNNLDHIVDQQGIMFWSYIWKMEDGGVNPVGYTNNLNDVYEVGELFTDIAPDHMTAAKLAIEHDRPEVTRIFEDSFGTWRTVFSPLKDANGKTIAVLGIDYSADYIQATINKSITKQIAIAVAGLVILLAVLYFIIIRLLSPLNKAVLIANQVAGGDLRKVELDESKDEVGKLSGSINEMVSDLQHVILNIRNTSNAVASSATQLTTTAKESYHNATNVSREVDHLAKNAETTMVMTVETATAMEESATSIQQIAGAAHSVSESSDFTSNAAKEGHEVIQQVIDQMQLIDESVNQIDATVQGLNDNSNRIGNIVDFITDIAEQTNLLALNAAIEAARAGEHGKGFAVVAGEVKKLAEQSAHSASEIYMLIQHIQSNSNDSILAMEKGKENVRVGLDRTARAGEIFQGIVNSAEQVASQIQEISAASQEISASSEEVAASVNNMKAASEQSAEFSTNVSKLTNEQLRSMQEVKEAAMLLDKTAEELQSLITRFKL